In the genome of Lactuca sativa cultivar Salinas chromosome 3, Lsat_Salinas_v11, whole genome shotgun sequence, the window ATGTTGGAAACCCTACTCATGGTCTTATTCATGTTTTTATATGTGTGTGTTGTGTATGTGGTGCAAATGTGTAGTCCTTTGAGCCAAAGTTACATTTATTTGTGAATGATTTAAAGGGTTGTTTGATATACAACTTATATGTTTGGGTTTGATTCGGTCAGATTCAGACTGTTTGATACTACAATTAAAAAAATCTTTGTTTCGGTCCTATAACCTTTGATATTCTTGTTATTGTGTCTGATGAGCAGTGACAGACACATGACCTAGATGTTGCCGATGCTACACCGGACACCTAGGTAAAACCACCCTTGCTGATGAGAAGCTGAGTATGACTCAATCAGACATTGACTCATTCAATCGTTGTCAAACAACTCTTTATAGTATATTGTAAACCATTTTAAAGGAAAATTTCATTGTGCTTTTCATCGGGTCTTGGTGTTACATTATTATGCAACAAgtctcaaaattcattttataaagtttattatttatattttattttaaatttttaactaATATATTTAACCTCAATCAACTGTATTTGTGTTGATTATTGTACAACAaatgatatttatatatatttaagaaCCTCCAATTCTCAACAaaaattatataatcatataacataattTTGTAAAATTTGTAGACCATTGAACATAACATTAGATTGTATACGTATTCATCAAACTCACTCAATTTTCTTGGTTCATTTCCCCCCATTAAATTATGAAAGCAGGTCTCAACAAATTGCAAATATTAGACCACCTCTATTATATTTTAGTAGTTTAGACTATACAATTTCCCCAAAATTCTCATTAGTATGAACATTTTGCTATGGTAAAAATGGGTGTCTATGTTAAAGATGGGTGTCTTTTTAGCTTAGCCAATCTTTTTGCTATTCAATGCAATCTAACTCCTACGTCATCTCCCTAATTGACTCAACAATCAATTTTACCAATCCTATCAATCAATCTATATTAATAAATAACTTTCATTTTTTAGAAAATGTTTAGGTAAATATTACATAACTGAAATTAAAAGGACCAAAGAGTAGTATCAAAAATACATCACTAAATTTCATACATCAACTGTTTTTCTATTTCAAACACCAGAGTGGTCCAATATATCACTGTCTACCTTTTTCAAACACCAAAAGTCCAAAAGTGGCATAAACCCCATCAAAAAAACATGCACCAAAATCCACATTCATATGTATCTATGGTTGATTATCCATTAGAAGACCTAAAAAGAGACTTTAAAGCTTCGATCTTTCGAAGACATGCTTCAGCTTTCTGAATGGCGCCACTTCTTCCTTCTTCTGCTCTTCTTCTTCTCCCTCTTTTCGTCTTCCCTTCTTCCCTCTCTACCTTCATCCTCTCCCGTTTCCTACTTGACGACTCTATAATTTGCCAAAATCAAGAATCATTAACAACAGATACGATGTTTGAAAGAGTAATTAAATCATCAAAATGAAATTGAAGATCCAACCTTGAGTGAGGATAGATAGATGaaactgctgctgctgctgctgtttTCGTTCGAAAGATTGTTGTTGTTCTTCTTCATCGAAAAGTTGTATGAATGCTTTGAGCTCGAGCTTCAGAAGTTGAAATCGAGTCGGGTGTTGAGCTTCGAGGATCTTGAGTTCTTGCTCGGCGAGCTCTTTCATCTTCTTGTGGGTGCAGAGCAGAGTGTGACGGAGTGGTGAGTGGTTTAAATGAAAATGGCGGACACAGGTTTTTAGGAGACCTGCCGTTGTAGCCCACTGTACGAAAAGGAATAGCTTTTTTGTTTTGTTACATATCCCCATATTTATTTCCTTCTTTTTTGTTTTATCTCTATAAACAATAACTTCAACGTTTTaaagtatatttttttaaaatctcTTCTTTCTAACTAGACTTGTCAATCGGGTGAGTTTGGAACGAATCAAACTTGATCCAAAcatttttaacaaatttcaaaatccgatccaaacctGTTCCGTAACCCGcatgttttgaataatcaaattcatACCTTTATCCATCGAATAAGGAGATATCCAAACCCGTCCCATAACCCGtagttttttgaataatcaaacacattttacttaaatcataaaatcacatttattaaataaaactaagtgttgatttagaaaacacattatgtactcgatgactttctattggaattaaaatcattcTTTTAGTTACTTCCGATTAGTTTTTGACCGTCGATTACATTGATAGAGAATAACAATTACAAACTTTCTTCCGATTGATAAATGaccttattgatttataaatgaaattgataattacatgattaaatataaatgaaatgaaatcatgacTCTTAGGAGAAGACTGAAATTATAGAAGTTGAGTCGTCGAGTCCTATGTAAAAACAGTTTAGTCTTTTGTCTTTTCTCTTTGGGCTTCTGATTGGAATTTAATGTAAACTTTagacaatataaaatataaatgtataattctaaaatttatatgagGCGGTTATAAACGGAGCAGATCAGTGATaatccatacccgacccttttaataaaatgGTTAGCGGGTACGGGTCGTTAACGAGTAAATagatcaaaaactatgctccaaacccgtataattgttaagggtttggatcggatcagggtcaaaacccgtCCCATTTTGTCATTTgtcatatttttatttaatttgtcaaatgtgattttgtgattattttgaattaatattttttttatatgtcattttattagtttttttctatttttttaaatccacataatattttaatgtaataattacaataaatatagtaataaatagaTATCAATGTCATTAGTGAACTTaactttaaatttcaaaaaattctcaaaattaaagcttattagttttttttgtttatttatttaaattatttgtttaaatttaaaagataaaaaacatttccattataataattttttatttttcttattttcttataaattcaaaattttcaaatatttaaacatatatatatatatatatatatatatatatatatatatatatatatatatatatattaaattaactcatgtaatacatgagtctcacaactagtattttATTATTTACTATTTAGGTAACATAAATAGAGAGCAACAAAATATTATTACTTTTTGCACGAGCAAATATAGTATTCAATTTCATAAGTAATTCTATATGTTATTAATGCATATTTGGTCACACTTTACTTTGCATGCTCCTTGAAATTATGTTTCTTTCAAGTGACATGATTTGTGTGGTTGAGAACATTTGGAAAAATTCTACAACTTCAGAAATTATCGGTTGTCTTGTCGAATTGAGTttgattaaaattgattttttaatgCTTAGGAACGGGGGCACAGTTTGTCATGTGGTTTAACATGGTGGCAGTGGGGAACATCGTCCCCACCCTACAATCTTGAATACATTTTGGCCACATTCAACAAGAAACAAGAGTGGTTTCTCTTTCTGTCTCCTCTCTAATGCATCTCTCTTTTCTCTTACCATCTCTCATCTATctattttcttctttcttttccacCACACACCCTATGGTTTTACCACACCAAAACCACACTTAAATCCTATGTGGAGTGTCTTTGCCATGGTAAAAACATGGCATGACACCCTCCAACCTAATTCAAACAACGAGCAACGATGttcctttcttttcacacacGATTATAAATTCTTGCAGTGAACGGTACCATGTCTCGTTCTATTTGCATAATCATTAATCTGAGGAAACTACAATACCTTGACTCATTCAAATATTCCTGGTTCTTAACATCAGGATTAATAGGAAAGCATCAAGATTaatataaaaatgttttgttaACATATAATCAAAGAAACTATTAGGCAATTTTAGAGTCACCggttattgttgggttttataggaaacaaaattATACAATACAGAAAACAACCAACATTTAATAGAGTACATGCATCTTATAAAAGATCTATAGCATACACCTTGATAATAACATACAATGAACATCTAAACCTAGCATAATCGTGGGGAAATTTCGAAATTACAAACTTTAgggtaacataccttttgatttgttgtagtaaacaaatcacACCATTCCCTTGTAGTGTTGGTCTTGGAAAGCTTAGCACCAAAATGATGATGTCTCTAATGACTCACATCCAAACCCTAGAACTAGAAGACAAAATGGGAGAGGAAAAGGGATATTTTTGGCTAGAATATCCTTCAAGGAAGAGTATGAACGAATTTGAGgtccctaggggtcatatttatagtttaggtaacttatgAACAAAGCAAGATTTGAATGatcaaataatatatttaatccaAATGTAAATCCTTCCTTATTATCATACATGAggcttctagaaaccctagaaaggCTCCTAAAACCGTCCACCTTGATGATAGATTCTAAAATTGTCTTTCCTTGCTCAActatgaacaattacaattcacccaaTGCACCTTTAGTTAATTCCAATTGATCCAAAACTAATTCTGATTGATAATTAATAAATTCTAATTGATTtccattaatttattaattataaattaacaaatcaattattaacaagtgatctcatattaatttattaatcatataataaattaacaaaccaactatctatttccaattaatatattaatcatataatatattaataaattatttattacaatttattaatcatataataaactgataaatttatcctctctctctctctctctaaatgtCATTCTAACTaagttctagttatgagggcaacccgaAAACGATTTTGCTTCTAATTACAAGAAAATACCAATTTAGTTACTcatttagacaccttaatccaacagtctcccacttggataagtctgtaactataattacAAGTATTTACCTTGAACTAAAAAACAAAGAGTGTTTTACAAAGTCACTGACGAACTCTTATTCAAATCAAACATTGGcctctaagataagtgatcaactattcattcattctacaagatatcgtatagacgtgagacatggattagaatcaacCTTATAGTCCAagattttgtttctcgatttcctgatttatgacgactgaactCATACTACTAATTGAAAACATCAATTTCGTccgggcccaaagatatcacttttcctgTTAAGGCAAATGGAACGAATTACTTTGACTATATAGTCATACATTTTACTAACCAAATCATGCATGTAATTActctttataacaccaagttatgaGATGTGTTTGGGTAAACTAATACACAACTGATTCATAAACTACAAACTATATGTCCCTgcttaagaatataagatattatcgtcttagaattactcgtgataaaatctatgaagtaATATCTAAGCAcgagtttatccaatacttaaaatctatATTTtgaaagtactcatgaatatcgTAGCAATTCCAATGGCAATGTCTTAACCTCAATCGACAATCTACAATCAATTAATGACAGTCTTATTTCACTACTCACTTCCAAAAATATGAGCGATCGTGGAATtttgaataataataaaattactcAGGGAAGTAAACATGCAAAATGCaacataataataaattaattaactatggtTTCAAACTTACTGAATATAAATAATTCTTGTTATTTAATCCCATAGTAATTATGAATTTATTCATTGTaaaatgtttcgagtaatcaactaaccacttgaattagataACATCAGTCATGCATAGGTTATGAACATGCATATTATGCATCTCTATGGTCCTAGACAAGTCCCCTTATGAACAGTTCTTGCTTCtcatttttttggattttatttatttatttattcttacTAGCACTACGTGTTATCTCCTCAACATACCACCGCCTATGCACACTTACCTCGATGCTTCCCACCGCCTCTTGAAAACCATCCATCTCTCTCTAACTCATCGATAGATCATAATTTGAATGTAGAGTTGTGGCTTCACCTACATGAGCCACCACTTTCCCTACCCCACCTTCACCTGCTACACTGATTAGAATAGAACGAGGCCATGCCGACGAGCTTAACGCGAATGGATAAACAAGTGACAGAGTGAAGCGATGGTGCTTCACTTTTGAATCCCATTGGATCAAACGATGTCGTTTCTTATCCTAGTCACCGTCATACTGTCCCACCTCCACCGTTGCCTACCTCCGTTAGGGTTTTCCATCTAATCTCAGATCTTCAGGCAGGTGTTTTAGATAACGGTTTGGATTGATTTCCACTTCCATTTGGGTATAACCACGACCAACCTCAACCCTAATTTTTTACTTTCGTTCTCTCATCTATAATTTcttttttgattttgtttttcagTAACTTTCGGTACCCGTGTACACCCATGTACACTTCTTGCTGGCCACCACCACAATCTTGTTCAAGGTGTGTGACGGACCAATTAGGCGTGATTTCTCTATTTCCCATATGTAGAGACTAGAACTTGAACTATTAAATTTGGAGGGTAATTAGAAAGGTTTTGAAATTTTGAACTAAATATGTTAACAAATAGCTCCTTGATCGTAAGGGCATGCATTGGGAGATTGTCTTCTTGGATATGAATTTATTTAAACATACATATCgagttatttttttgtttttatcttcGAGTCCTCTATTAAATCGATTGATTTCTTTTTTCTTCCTCTTTCTCCCTCTAGAAGATGATTTTCCCATCAACTTTCTTTTTCAACCCTTGTTGTTGCAGTCATTTCTTTGTCTCTTTAATTTCAAGATTTTAGTATGAAATTCGGTACCTTATCTTGGAGTTATAGGTCAGGTTTTGATTTGATTTCTTTATTATGTAagatttagggggggggggggggtgtttctTTTATAATAATATTTCATTTACAACTCCATTTATATGTGCGACTTTCCATGTTGACACACTTGAAAGATTAGGAATCACAAGGCATTTTAGGGTGGAAATAAAAAATGTTGTAAACGAAACTTACAGGTAATGTTCATAACTTTAATCTATTACCTAAGAATGGTGTCCCAATTTTATAGTTAAAAATACAGTATTAGCCACAAAAATAGATGTCGGGTGTAGGGGACGTGCAAATGTTCATGGGAGTTATCACTTGTGCTCTAGCCTTTCGATTATTAAGGATAAATGGGTACGAAGTCTCATCAGGTATATTTCTTAAAAAATGTATCGAATTACAGTAATTATTTTCACTTAATgttcttatctttttttttttgtttcatcaCTTGGCTTGTGTTGTAGATCCATTGGCTAAAGTTACTAAAGAGGGGGCTCACAGGACTTCATGCAAAGATCATTTCAAATATGTATATGTAGCTCTACAAGTgtttaaggcatcacaaattataTATCAAAAGGAGTTGGGTTTCAGAGAAGAAAATTTGATGTTGGCTGATTTCCATGAAAGGAAAATATCCATTGCTTCTTCTAACTTATTCATAGAGAGGTTCTAATATTCCCTTTGAATAGAAGAAATATAGAGCATTACAATGTAGACAATAGAAGAATATTGAAAACCACATATAGGTGATGTCATATGTAACATCTCGATTCCCAGGTATG includes:
- the LOC111895834 gene encoding uncharacterized protein LOC111895834 encodes the protein MKELAEQELKILEAQHPTRFQLLKLELKAFIQLFDEEEQQQSFERKQQQQQQFHLSILTQESSSRKRERMKVEREEGKTKRGRRRRAEEGRSGAIQKAEACLRKIEALKSLFRSSNG